In Stutzerimonas stutzeri, a genomic segment contains:
- a CDS encoding OprD family porin — translation MKHLTHNTQASRILVPTLLAATIAALVPLAASAEGFVDDTKITVNARNFYIGREFRDDSVQRTKAEEWTQSFILNIQSGYTPGPVGFGVDVLAGLAIKLDGGRGTYGTALLPTHDGNRPADDYGRFGVAAKAKLSNTELKIGEMMPVLPILRSDDGRSLPQTFEGGMITSKEIDGLTLYGGQFRQNSTRDDASMEDMSMQGAGAATSDRFNFIGGEYAFNNKQTTVGLWTAELKDVYEQQYVQLLHVQPLGDDLALTANLGYFQGDEEGSALAGNLDNKTYSGLFGLKTGGNTFYVGLQKVSGDTWMRVNGTSGGTLANDSFNNSYDNAGESSWQVRHDYNFAAVGVPGLTLMNRYISGDNIETATDDDAKEWGRETEVAYTIQNGPAKNLNIKWRNSSFRSQANTRDLDENRLIFNYPLSIL, via the coding sequence ATGAAGCACCTCACCCACAACACCCAAGCAAGCCGCATTCTGGTACCGACACTGCTCGCGGCGACCATCGCCGCCCTCGTCCCGCTGGCCGCCAGCGCCGAAGGCTTCGTCGACGACACCAAGATCACGGTCAATGCGCGCAACTTTTACATCGGTCGTGAATTCCGCGACGACTCGGTACAGCGCACCAAAGCCGAGGAATGGACCCAGAGCTTCATCCTCAACATCCAGTCCGGCTACACGCCCGGCCCGGTCGGCTTTGGCGTCGACGTGCTCGCTGGCCTGGCGATCAAGCTCGACGGCGGCCGCGGCACCTACGGCACCGCCCTGCTACCGACCCACGACGGCAACCGTCCGGCCGACGATTATGGCCGCTTCGGCGTGGCCGCCAAGGCCAAGCTCTCCAACACCGAACTGAAGATCGGCGAGATGATGCCCGTGCTGCCGATCCTGCGCTCGGACGACGGCCGCTCGCTGCCGCAGACCTTCGAGGGTGGCATGATCACTTCCAAGGAAATCGACGGCCTGACCCTCTACGGTGGCCAGTTCCGCCAGAACAGCACCCGTGACGACGCCAGCATGGAAGACATGTCCATGCAGGGTGCAGGTGCAGCCACTTCTGACCGCTTCAACTTCATCGGTGGCGAATACGCCTTCAACAACAAACAGACCACCGTTGGCCTCTGGACCGCCGAGCTGAAAGACGTCTACGAGCAGCAGTACGTGCAGCTGTTGCACGTCCAGCCATTGGGTGACGATCTCGCTCTGACTGCGAACCTTGGCTACTTCCAGGGTGATGAAGAAGGCAGCGCCCTGGCGGGCAATCTCGACAACAAGACCTACTCCGGTCTGTTCGGCTTGAAAACCGGCGGCAATACCTTTTATGTGGGCCTGCAGAAAGTCAGCGGCGACACCTGGATGCGCGTCAATGGCACAAGCGGCGGCACCCTGGCGAACGATAGCTTCAACAACAGCTACGACAACGCCGGCGAGAGCTCTTGGCAGGTTCGCCACGACTACAACTTCGCTGCCGTGGGTGTGCCTGGTCTGACGCTGATGAACCGCTACATCAGCGGCGACAACATCGAGACTGCCACCGACGACGATGCCAAGGAATGGGGCCGCGAAACCGAGGTGGCCTACACCATCCAGAACGGTCCGGCGAAGAACCTCAATATTAAGTGGCGCAACTCGAGCTTCCGCTCCCAGGCCAACACGCGTGACCTCGACGAGAACCGTCTGATCTTCAACTACCCGCTGTCGATCCTGTAA